Proteins from a genomic interval of Gossypium hirsutum isolate 1008001.06 chromosome A09, Gossypium_hirsutum_v2.1, whole genome shotgun sequence:
- the LOC121206041 gene encoding serine/threonine-protein phosphatase 7 long form homolog → MGYVGARGGTSVALTEAIPVPGIAMASLINTELSNICDTVNNPDSYRILRGGVNGVGYSPDARLMLYLELARFRSAALTRTFDLRYDLISALVERWRPETHTFHLPCGECTVTLEDVALQFGLPIDGDAVTGVNAIAEPAALCYSLLGASPGDAESTFSKLKFTWLKANFQHLSDNVTEEELACAARAYIMHIIGGVLMPNSNNKVHIQYLPLLVDLRSVRSYSWGSAVLARELCRTTKPNAVDMGGCLILLQSWALYRMPFFASFIWMPYRRLEIVAIIPSSAYVDSHLWCTNAPIISFNVVEWYYGYRVLRQFGCIHYIPNPPMQVGEEVHGKNKRGRHGQHWGVTHRRYIAVWESRMARRPQMDMSSDLRPSLEYIQWYFSMGKPYLLGGQSTIVPPHVQRSGAYEPVADIEPDPQPDAEHDPELEPEVQLEAESE, encoded by the exons atgggttaTGTTGGTGCCAGAGGCGGCACTAGTGTTGCCCTGACAGAAGCGATACCGGTGCCAG gcatcgcaatggctTCATTGATCAATACGGAACTTTCTAACATATGTGACACAGTTAATAATCCa GACTCGTACCGCATATTAAGGGGCGGGGTGAATGGTGTAGGATATTCCCCGGATGCACGACTGATGCTCTACTTAGAGCTAGCTAGATTCAGGTCAGCAGCATTGACCCGGACGTTCGATTTGCGGTATGATTTAATATCCGCATTGGTCGAGCGTTGGCGaccggagacccacacttttcatttgccATGTGGGGAGTGCACAGTCACTCTGGAGGATGTTGCATTACAGTTTGGGCTCCCAATTGACGGGGATGCCGTCACGGGCGTAAATGCGATAGCTGAGCCGGCTGCACTTTGTTATAGCCTACTAGGAGCCTCGCCCGGCGATGCTGAGTCTACTTTTTCgaagttgaaatttacatggctaAAAGCCAATTTTCAGCATTTATCAGATAATGTCACCGAAGAAGAGTTGGCGTGCGCAGCTCGAGCGTACATTATGCATATCATAGGGGGTGTATTGATGCCCAATTCGAACAACAAGGTTCATATCCAGTATTTACCTCTGTTAGTTGATCTGCGTAGTGTTCGCTCCTATAGTTGGGGTTCCGCAGTTCTGGCTCGTGAGCTTTGTCGAACGACAAAGCCTAATGCTGTAGACATGGGCGGATGCCTTATATTGTTGCAATCATGGGCTCTTTATCGGATGCCATTTTTTGCATCG tttatatggatgccaTACCGTAGACTAGAAATTGTGGCTATTATACCCTCGTCTGCCTACGTTGATTCTCATTTGTGGTGCACTAACGCACCAATTATCAGTTTCAATGTAGTCGAGTGGTACTACGGGTATCGAGTACTACGACAGTTTGGTTGCATCCACTACATCCCGAATCCGCCAATGCAGGTGGGGGAGGAGGTTCACGGTAAGAACAAGAGAGGGAGACATGGACAGCATTGGGGGGTTACGCACCGGAGATATATTGCGGTGTGGGAAAGTCGGATGGCTCGAAGACCTCAGATGGATATGTCTTCCGATTTGCGCCCatcgttagagtacatacaatggtactTTAGTATggggaagccatatttacttGGTGGGCAGTCGACTATAGTTCCCCCGCACGTGCAGCGATCTGGAGCATATGAGCCAGTGGCCGATATAGAGCCCGATCCACAGCCAGATGCCGAGCATGACCCAGAGCTGGAGCCTGAGGTACAGCTGGAGGCCGAGTCCGAGTGA
- the LOC107886884 gene encoding heat stress transcription factor A-3-like (The RefSeq protein has 1 substitution compared to this genomic sequence) has translation MNPDEEKRSQNALPNPPQTSPFSSSLMELETFSCGVPQPLEILQGNPVPPFLSKTFDLVEDTSLDPIISWGPTGESFVVWDPVEFSKFILPRNFKHNNFSSFVRQLNTYGFRKIDTDKWEFANEAFQRGKRYLLKNIQRRKSPQSQQVGNYFGSSTEAGRSGVEGEIERLRKEKSMLMQEVVELQQEQQGTALHVEVVNQRLQSAEQRQKQMVSFLAKLFQNPAFLARLRQKKEQGEISSSRMRRKFVKHQLVELIDSETPAEGQIVKYSKLDWRDIAISPSAPDIIPTSVEQSPDYLPKGVAETDLGSEGFPFPVDDEVVVSDELATAHGFLGTPELVGEGSSGTGIQDPKGKNVIGSEQVVNPGYFISSPEDLVKQKSTPYFSSPISESVSKQDVWSMDFDATVGMPSSRNELWGNLETYDIPELGVTGELSDVWDLGFLQAAEDSGADKWPTEGYPFDNPHTENQGGQSEANRSKKMDP, from the exons ATGAATCCAGACGAAGAAAAACGCTCTCAGAATGCCCTTCCAAACCCACCCCAAACGTCGCCCTTCTCTTCCTCATTAATGGAACTGGAAACGTTTTCATGTGGCGTGCCTCAGCCTTTGGAAATTCTTCAGGGGAACCCAGTGCCGCCATTTTTGTCGAAAACGTTCGATTTGGTGGAGGACACGTCGTTGGATCCGATCATCTCTTGGGGTCCGACGGGAGAGAGCTTCGTGGTTTGGGACCCGGTCGAATTCTCTAAGTTCATACTTCCTCGGAATTTCAAGCACAACAATTTCTCCAGCTTTGTTCGTCAGCTCAATACTTAT GGATTTCGCAAAATCGATACTGATAAGTGGGAATTTGCAAACGAGGCTTTTCAGCGAGGGAAGAGGTATCTTTTGAAGAATATTCAGAGGCGTAAGTCGCCTCAATCGCAACAGGTTGGTAACTATTTTGGATCTTCTACTGAAGCAGGGAGGTCTGGAGTGGAAGGTGAAATAGAAAGGTTGAGGAAGGAGAAGAGCATGTTAATGCAGGAAGTAGTGGAACTGCAGCAGGAGCAGCAGGGTACGGCTCGGCATGTCGAAGTAGTGAATCAGAGGCTTCAATCAGCTGAACAAAGGCAGAAGCAAATGGTTTCTTTCTTAGCCAAGTTATTCCAGAATCCGGCTTTCTTGGCACGCCTTAGACAAAAAAAGGAACAGGGAGAAATCAGTTCTTCGAGGATGCGGAGGAAGTTTGTCAAGCACCAGCTGGTTGAATTGATCGATTCAGAAACACCTGCTGAAGGCCAGATTGTGAAGTACTCCAAACTTGATTGGAGAGACATTGCTATATCCCCTTCAGCCCCAGATATAATTCCAACTTCTGTTGAACAATCTCCAGATTATCTACCCAAGGGAGTAGCAGAAACCGATTTAGGTTCTGAAGGCTTTCCATTTCCAGTTGATGATGAAGTAGTTGTATCTGATGAGTTGGCAACTGCACATGGATTTCTTGGAACCCCAGAGCTGGTAGGAGAAGGTTCATCAGGCACGGGAATCCAAGATCCGAAAGGGAAGAATGTAATCGGTTCGGAACAAGTGGTTAATCCAGGGTATTTTATATCTTCCCCAGAGGATTTAGTGAAGCAGAAAAGCACCCCATATTTCTCATCTCCTATCAGTGAGAGCGTTTCTAAACAAGATGTATGGAGCATGGATTTTGATGCTACTGTTGGTATGCCTAGTTCTAGGAACGAGTTATGGGGTAATCTTGAAACCTATGACATTCCCGAGTTGGGGGTAACTGGTGAGTTATCTGATGTCTGGGATCTGGGGTTTTTGCAAGCAGCAGAAGATTCAGGTGCTGATAAATGGCCGACTGAGGGATATCCTTTCGACAATCCCCATACTGAGAATCAAGGTGGCCAGTCAGAAGCTAATAGGTCTAAGAAAATGGATCCATAA